A region of the Culex quinquefasciatus strain JHB chromosome 1, VPISU_Cqui_1.0_pri_paternal, whole genome shotgun sequence genome:
TTTTTCGAATGTACAAATAATGTGAAACTCAATAGAGATAAAcagatttcatttatttcagttcatttttatgtcggtttttttctgaaaatgtaaaaCGAAGGTaattaaattcactaaaattaaaatgatttatgCTTTACCTTCTTCGAATCGCCAACATTCTCAACTCGTATCTTGAAACTTTAATTTGATCCAGTTCGCCATAGTAAATTAAATGTGCATCTTCTGGGTTTTGCTGAAACTgttaaacaacaaaattaattCGACTAATTAAACACCGTAAAATTACAGATTTACCTTCTCCTTCTTCTCCGCCTCCCAAACTCGTTGCTCTAGCTACTTCATAATTTCAGGCTCTTCTACTTTGATCGTGTCCAACGCATCGCCGCTCAACGGTGAGTTTTCAAGCATATTAGGGCAAGAACCACGCTTGATATGCATCCGCAGAGATGCCTTGTTTCTGAACAATAGACCACACTCCGAACAACTCACGCGCTGCCTATGATTGCGCCTGTGGTATCGCATTCTCGAGAGCTTGTCAAAGCTCTTTCCGCAGATCGTACACGGGTAAACTGGCCTGCGGTGACAGTTGCCTTCTTGGGTGTGCGCATCAAGTTTTCGGCTAGACAGGAATGTTGCACCGCAAACGGTACACTGGTTGTCAAGTCCTTCGGTCATCTCCGTATACGTTTCTGTAGCGGGGTCCTTAGGCCTCACCAGGCAAGAACCTTCACGTTTCAGATGCATCCGAAGACAAGCCTTGTTTCTGAACGTTTGACCACACTTTGAACAATTGACGCGCTGTATATGATTGCGTCTGTGGTACCGCATTCTTGTAAGCGTGTCAAACTTCTTTTCACAGATCGTGCACGGATAGACTGGCTTGCGTTGACAATTTCCTTTTTGGATGTGCGCTTCAAGCTTTCggtcagtataaaatgcaacacGGCAAACAGGACATTCTTTGGTCACCTCCGTGTTCATTTGCTCCTGGGAAACACTCGCGAATCTGCCTAAACATCGTTTTAGTTTTATATGCACATGCAGAATGCCTCTGTTTCTGAACGACTGACCACACTGCGGGCAAACTACGCGCTCCTGATGGTTGCGCCTGTGGTACATCATTTTTGGGAATGTGTCGAAAATCTTACCACATACTTTGCACGGATAATTTGGTTTTTGCTGGAGATTTTCCGTTTGGGTCGCACCAGAATCGCCATCCGATGATGGCTTTTCAACGGCCAACGAGTCGTTCGTTTCTTCTTCCGTGTAGATTCCTTCTTTCTGCATCTGGGTTTTCCTCTCGTAATTTTCTGAACATCGGGTATATCTTATATGCTTCAACAGTGCAGCACTGTTGCCGAGCGTTTGACCACACTTCAAGCAAGCCACGCGCTCCTTGTGACTGTACAGATGGTATTGCAGTCTGGTAAGTTTGTCAAAGACTTTTCCACACTTTTTGCATGGATAAGTTATCTTTAGCTGACAGTTCCCGTCTTTGATGTGATTGTGATGTGCTCTGTTTGACGTAAATGTCACACCGCAGTTAGCGCACTGTATGTCGCGTTCAACAACCAACGGTTCTTCTTGCCCTTTGCCTAGATCTACTTCACTCTGCGGAACGCTTGTCTTGTTACCTGAACAACGCTTACGTTTGTGATGTAACTTCAGGCATGCTCGGTTCTTGAACGTTAGATCACACATTGGGCAAGCCACGCGCGCCCTGTGATTACGAGTGTGGTACTGCATTCTTGTAAGTTTGTCGAAAGTTTTTCCACATATGTAGCACGGAAATAGTTGTTTGCTCTGACAGTTTCCTTGCGACGTGTGATCTCGATACGCTCTGTTCGAGGAGAACGATATGTCGCAATTGGTGCATTTCAAGTGATCTGCTTCGTTGTCACTTAGGTTGTCATCCATCAGGTCTAATTCTTCGACCTTTATCACATCCACTTGGTCGATATTCAACGGAATCATCTCTGAGAGTCCACCTGCCGCGTCGTGTTCATGAGTTGAAGCTGGAAGTCCCGGAAGTGCCGATTCGTTAGACTCCGCTCCGTTGGTGCTCTCATGCATTTGACGATGTCTTTTCATCAATAGAGCCGTCCTAAAATATTTATTGCAGATTTCGCAGGTGCGCTGCGTGGGATCAATCGATGGATCACACCTGCCACTTTGTTTATGTCTTTTCAAAGACCACCCGGTTGAAAATGCTTTGCCACAATCCATGCAAGTTGTACTCCATTTGCCGTTTTGCTTTCCAATGTTGTTCTGCGAAGCTTTTTCCTTCATTCCCGAACAACTAGAACGTTTTTGATGTAACCGCAGACAGTCTCTGTTCTTGAACGTTTGATCACACATTGAGCAAGCCAATCGCTCTTTATGATTCCGAAGGTGGTACTGCATTCTTGtttctttgtcaaaaattttCCCGCATACTGAACACGGAAACGTTTCTTGTCGCTCACAATTCCCTTCTTGTTTGTGATCTCGGTACGCTCTGTTCGACGAGAACGATATGCCGCAGTTGGTGCATTGCAAATCACGCTCTTCGTTGACCTCTTCTTCGTTATTGCTTTGGGTTTCATCCATCAGGTCTAGTGCTTCGACCTTTATCACATCCACTAGCTCGGTATTCAGCAACGGGATCTCCTCTCCTGCCGATGCGTGTTGTTGAGTTGTAGCTGGAGGTTCCGGATGTGCCGATGCTGCTTCATCTGATTTGGCTTGCTTTTTCCTGTCGATGTCATCATGCATATCACGATGTCTTTTAAGCAACTGAACCGTCTTTAAAACTTTGTTGCAGATATCACAAGTGCGCACCTTGGGGTCGGTCGTCAGAATACACCAGCCTTCTCGTTTATGTCTGACCAAGGTGTAACGGGTTGAAAATGTCTTCCCACAGTCCGTACAAGTGTTATCTTCAGTCTTTCCTGTAAACTGTAAACCACTTTGCTTTGGATGCTGTTCTTCGTTCTCGACGCCCCCAACCAATGTTTCCTCCGAAATTGGTACCTCCTTGATACTGCTCTTGGGAGGATCTTCGGAAACCTCACCAATCTCATCGCTACCGGGACCTTGGAGTTCCCACATCAAAGCTACCAACTCACCCAGCCGTCGATCGGTCTCGATGCACTGCTGGTGCAGATTGTACGCCGCCACGATTGCGTTCCGACACACCAGACAAACAATGGTCGGCATGTTCGGCACGATGGCTTCTGCTTCGGGTTTCGCAAATACCGGAGCACAAATCGTCCGCAGCATGTTGTGCAAACTTGGCAGTCCGAACGGGGATGCGTCGTCGTACAGGTTCGCCGGATGTTCCACGACGGGTACCATGCAAACCCGGCACAGCACCTTTGTATCCGCTACAATACCGAGCTGCATTCTCTTTGATTTGAAGCGGAGAGTTGGGTCTGAAATGGTTGAAAGTCGATCTACGTAAGACTGGTTGTCGGCCTGATGTAGGGCAATGTCGAGCCGAAAATTTGTTGGATTCGATTCCGACAACGGGCTGACAACATTGACCATGGAAGTTTCAacttctagcaaaacaatgttaaATGAGTGAAATATGATGGTATATAAAAGGTGCATCCCGCTCATAAATGGTTGTAAATAGCTGCAAAGCCTCACTTTCAGACCCGAAGATGTATTTAAAACCGATCTATAAAGTTAGCTCTTCGGTcatgttttattgttttgctaGACTTTGGTGTTTGAAGCActtgaaaaacaattttgtatgCTGAGATGGAATATTTACCTCTGAATGCTGGATTTTCGCCTTTTTCTGGAGATTGGGAAGAGAACAAAccaaaattttaacgaaatcgCTGAGTTTTTCACAAAAAGATCTTTTTTGGTAAACAAAACGGCAACTTTTCACGATGTCAACACAGATTCGAGCAGATTTTACacttttaaaagtttgaatCAAATTGAggacaaatttgtttcagaggGTGAGATAcctatttttgatttgatttgtaaTCTTATTAGTAGAGATTTTCGTAATGTTTTTCCTAATTTCATCCCATTTAcctatatttaattaatttttcttACAAAACTCGTTGTCTATAAAATATTTTCTGTTGTAAacggtttgttcaaatattacgtccagagattttcgagatttcagacccccccccctcccccctgtcacgcacttttcctataccttttaaatgggctgtcacaaacctaagacccccctccccctattcatggacgtaattttttGACGAACCCTAAGCTGCTACTGAGCATCAATATGCTAGTGAGTTTTCTTCTAACATACATTATTTGAAAGGTACCGGTATTTAATGCTCTTTTCAACAAACCATTATTTGtgatattaaaaatcaaattcgttGTACCTATTTCCTAGCCTGTggaggtatttttttattagtttcgcAAGTTCTAGGAATTTTTAACATTGGTTCACCTTCTTGCCCTCCTTTCTCATTTTCTCCGCCAGCCGTTCCAACGCCGCGAGGCTCGTCCACAGCAGCTCATCAACTTGCTCGCCGGAGGCCACGTGGGCAGGGCCGTAGTGGTCACGCAGCTCGCGCATCAATCGGAACGATTCGTCGCACCGATCGCATCCAAACGGACCCTGCACGTGGTTTTTGGCATGCTTCACAAGGTCGTTGGTCTGGTTGAAGCCCCGCTGGCAAAACGGACACTTGTAGGGCTTTTCGCCTGTGTGTGTCAGCCCGTGGCGCTTCAGCCGACCGGGGCAATTGAACCTAGGAAGGAAATATTCGTGATTTGTTTGAATCAACTTGTGGTACTAGTAGGTAGTTGAATGTACTCACTTCATTTCACACACCGTACAACCATAGCGTCGTTCTGATGTATGAACACGTTCGACATGCCGTGTTAACGTATCCGACTTGCCAAACTGAGATCCGCAGGTTTCGCAAACATAATTGCCTGGAAGAAGAAGGACATTGTATCATTTGTCCCCAAAACTATTTAAGAAGAACATATTACGCTGCTTAGTGTGAGTAATCCTGTGCTGGATGAGCTCGCCCTTGGTGATGAAACGATTTGAGCACAACGAACAAGCGAATCGCTTGATTCCGGCGTGTCTTGCCATATGAAGCTTGAAGCTTGAGAGAATGCTAAACGTTTTGCCACACGTTGGGCAGGGATACGGCCCGAAATGAGTGGTCCTGTGGCTCTTGGCTGTTTGACTATGGCGAAAGCGTTTATGACATATGTCGCATTCGTACTTTTTCCCTGTTATGTGCATTTCTTTGTGGCTCTCCAATTCAGCTTCACTCAAAAATATTATCTTACACGACTGGCAGACGAAGGCCACTCCTGGATGAGCACTCTTGCTATGCGCTACAAGGCCATCGCGGGTTCTGAATGCATCCGAACATAGCTTACAACGGTGTTTTCCCTTACATTTCCGGTTCGGCATGTTGAACAGTCTTGGTCCCGGTATTTTCTCACATTTCACATTTGGGTGGAACTTTTTCATGTGGTCCAGCATATCTCGTATTGTAGGGAAATCACCTGAACAAACCTTGCAGGTTCGCTTGGCATAGTAGTCCTCTTTCTGCCTTTTCTCGGGCTCCGCCGGTTTCTCCTCAACATTATCTTCCTCGGAGATTTCCTCATCGGACCGATCGAACGGGTCATCCAGCTTGGTCTGTTCCACAACCACTTCCTCTTTCACCTCGACAACGGCTTCTTCCGATTCTTCCTGTACAACCAACATTTCCGCCAGTTTCCGGTCGGACTCTATGCACAGTTTGTGAAGCTTGTAAGCCGCGATGGTGGCGTTTCGGCAAACGGCGCACACGTTGGTCGGCATTCCCGGGGAGTCCGGTTTGTCAAAAACCGGCGCGCAAACGGCCCGCAGCATGGTATGCAAGTTGGGTTGACCTCGGACGAACGTCGATGCGTCGTACAGGTTGGTGAGATGCCCCTCCTTGGCCAGGGAGCACACGCGGCAGAGGGGTCTAGAGTTCGGATTTAACAGTGTGTGATTGGTCTGAAACGAGGTTTAGgaacttttttttagcttttagtTTTACCTAAAACTTTGAGGGCAATGTATTTTTATTATCGTCAACATATTTATAGATCCGAGTTCCATTGTTCTTATTCTTGAGGATTGTTGATGATCTTCGGGAGGTCTGTTTTAAGGTCTTCCTTCCTTCACGCATTGTGATGTAGTTTGGTTGATTATTTTCCAGTCGATCTCTGAATGACTAAATATTTACCATTTTCTGAGAATTTCGGCATTTAGTTCTGCTGTGGATTTGATAAAATCTGCTTGTTTAATCAACAACTGGTTGTCATTTTACTAAAACTTTTAAAGAATATTCATGATATAAGATTATCAGCAATTTATTGTTTACGTTTCTATCAAAATCTGATGAGGCTGaaaaaagaatcaaaacaaacatactCTTATCGAGAGAAGCACAGAATAATCAAAAAGGACCAAAaaccctgggtgctgaaaagacagaatgcgtaacgtgattttcgaatgctccccactactcctcactaatacaactgcactacagctgtaaacatacacaaagtagaaggctatgttcaagctctagcgtgactttttttttgctgctgaagtgacttgttttgaaacattttggatctgttgatgttaGACTTTTCGCTGACAAAATTAAGTACTTCGCTCGTGTTTTGTTcatagactaaacgatgggcggtcaaaagaggccttttttgttttccacgtgacgaaaaattgcgtcagaagtgggtggaatttagtGAATCGTAAGAGCATCCAAATGGCACTTTTGAATGTATCAAAAGTTCGACgccatcaacttttttttatttctgacaaaataaattattgatcgattacaatacttgctatTGTGAAtacagacaaaaatcaaatttcgagCGCATCTGCGAAGGCCACCACTTATCACTCGCGAAACAATTTAATGGGATCCCTTTTTGAGTGTAGAATTTTTGTGCTGTCATCTGTCACAAAAAAAGCAGCCGCAACAAAAACAAACGTGATTCTTGAAACAACAtttggaatctttttttttcaacaaagggTACGTTTCACAGTATTTTTGATAATTCGAGCTTAAATTTGTTACTAATACCATCAGTTTTTGTTCATTTCCAGAATATACAGTGCCGAGGAACAGCAGGAGATGGAGTACGACGATTATGAGGAGAAGGAATACCTCCGAGATCCCGTTGACATAGATTATGATCCGTTTGCAGACGAACGCGTCGATACCGAATCGACAGACTGCGgcaaagacggaaacggaagCGAAGATGACCGAGGAAAGGAAGTTCATGAAAAAGAAAAACCGTCGCAAAATCGATCCCAATTCTTAAGTTCTGAAAATCACCAGACCAGGCATCAAGGACCTTTCATTTGAACGCGTTTTTGCCAGCGTAATTAAAGAACCAGCGTTGGAAACAGCAGTCCAGTTGCAAGAGAACGATTTCAGTCAGCACCTGGCAACCCAGATTACGGACAGACGGAACGAACCACGAATGAATGCATCATTGTGATTTTATCACTCTTATTCTCGAAATAAACTTTGTTTAGTCGTATGTTTTATTTATCGCATCAATTATGGCAAAACAATCAAGCCGAACTTCTTCAGGTTCTTTCCCAAGCCCTTTTCCGATCACAGAAATTCTTGGCCCGGTCCAAGATTCAGACGGAATGAAATCCTCATTGATCTAATTGCTGCTCCAAATGTCTTGTACACCTGGTCCCGTTTCTTGCGATTAACACCGGCGGTTGAGTTGACAATTTTGAGCCATTCCCAGATCGCAGATTTAAGCCAGCCTGCGATGAACATTCTGCATTGTCTGATCCTAGttaataaaatgttttatttgagatttcaactaattttgagtaaaaaactTAACAACGTAGCGAAAATCCGAAGTCGAACAACCAAAACATTGCCGAGAAAAGTCAAATCTGATCGGCTACACGCTAACAgggaaatactcaaattaagtttgacatttcgacagAGAAACtgcgcaacagatttttttgcgGAACAGATCtgttgcgcacttcggtttggtggaaTAAAGACAATATTTCTTGGGagcattttgcgaacagtaaattggttccgctttgacagttctaaattgaggccgctttgcgaacgactattcagcacccagcaaAAACCgaataaatttggcagctactCATAATCGTGTACAAAACTGCTCGACTTCTTGCACTTCTTGAAAACGGCTTGTTGTTTTGACATTTCTCTTGTTTTCATTTGCAAATAACAGTAAAATTAGATTTTGTTTCACGGTctcgaaaaagtgaccaatatTATCCGGTAGATTTTTTAATGGACCGTCCTCTTGGTTCTAGCTGATTCCgcaagaatcctgctagaatcgATTGCTGTGAGAATCTGGTAACGAATGACCCCGTTTCGGTTAAAGTCACcttaattaaataaacaacaacaatccgGGCTGGACTTGAATCCAACTCTTGCGTGTTTCTAAGGGCCCGCCATGAACCCTCCCGTACCGGACACGTCGACCATCTGCCGGGTGTGCATGACGATGGCCAAGGGCGACGGCCACGCGGTCGAGCTGGTCAACTTGTACACGCTATCGCCCTCGGTTCCGGAGCAGATCAGCCTGCACGAGATGCTGAAGGCGATCTGCGCTCCGGTGTTTGACAAACCGGCGTCCCCGGAAACGATGCCGGAGAATGCCTGTACGGGCTGTCGGAACGACATCATAGCGGCCTTCCGGTTGCACCAGCAGTGCGTCGAGACTGATCGGCTGCTCGGGGAGTTGCTGGCGATGAAGCAGGATTGTGGCGAAGAGGAGGAAGAAGATATGAAGGTGGATGGCGGGGATCCGCTGATGAGCTACGAGCGGCGCGAAGTTATCAAGGTTGAGATGCTGGACTTGCTCGAGAAGATGGATGAGGGAGAGAGTTCGGAGGAATCGGACTGCGAAACGCAGAAAGGTGCTAAGGGCAGTAAGAAGTGTAAGATTTGTTCAAAGATTTTCAACGACGTCTCCGAGTTGAGCTCGCACATGAAGGATGAACACCGCTTATATCTTTGCAAGGAGTGCGGTGAGATTTGCAAATCGGAACATTCTCTGGCCTATCACATTGTTAAGCACAAAGAGAAGGACATTTCCAGCTGCTCCGGTTGTGGGAAACAATTCGCGACCTCACATACCATGCAAAGGCACAAGAAAGGTGGTTTCTGTCCGGGAGAGGGCGAGAGGACGGAAAAGGTAGCCAAGCCTGAGCCGACGTTTAGGTGTGACCCGTGTAACGAAACGTTTCAAACGATAGGGTCATTTAATTACCACAAAACGAAGCATTGTGGTCCGACCGCTTGTGCGGGTTGCCACAAAAGCTTCGCGTCGCCGACAACGTTGAAGATCCACATCAGATCTGGTGTTTGCAGTGCAGTACAGGACGAACAACCTTCGACGTCCGGGGCTGGTTTGATGATAAAGTGCAACATTTGCGATTTACTGTTCAAAACGGAAAAGGCATTGAAAGACCACCGAATTAAGCATGCAACTCCAACGGTTTGCCCTGGATGCGACAAGACCTTTGCGTCAAAAATAAGTCTGGCTGCACACATACGAAAGGGATTATGTCCAACGGGGAAGGAAAAAATGGAACTGTTGAAGATAAAGGAAGGGCCGGTGTTTTGCGACAAGTGCGGCAAGCAGTTTTCGAAGCAATCGAAATTGCAGCTTCACATTAATCATGGCTTCTGTGAAAAAAGTGAGGCATCAGCCCAGGCTCGAACGTGTAAAATCTGCAAAGAGGAACAACAATCCATGTACAAGCTCGGCATCCACATGAAGGAGAAGCATCCAGAAAAGCTGTTTTCGTGCGACATTTGTGGAGCAGGTTCGACGACAGAACAAGGCCTGGAAAGGCACAAGAAAATCCACATCGAAGGCAAGTTGGCTTTTTGCTGTCCTGTCTGCCAAGAGGACTTTCCGACGAAACGAATGTTGCGCTCACATCGAATCGCACATGCCGGCCCGCAGAAATGTAACGTTTGCGATAAAGTCGTAACGTCCAAGGGCGCCATGAGGTCCCACATGCTGCGGCATACCGGCGAGAGGAAATTTTTCTGCGACCACTGCCCGATGCGGTTCTTCACAGCGGTCGAAAAAGCACAGCACCTTGTCACGCACACCAGAGAACAGAACTGGATTTGTGACACGTGCGGTTCCAGATTCACCAAGAAGACGTCGCTGCAAATCCACATCAAAGAGATTCACGAACGTTTGTACCTTAGACTTTAAACTTCCAAATCCTGCTTCTAATCAACCTCCCCAAATCTTTCAGGGCGGCGCGACCATGCCTGCACGCTGTGCAATTACGTCTGCGCGAAAACTTCCCAGCTAAAGCGTCACATGCTCACACACACGGGAGAAaaacccttcaaatgtacgcactGCGAGCAGGCTTACGCGCAAAGCAACGATCTGACCAAGCACGTGGCTCGGGTCCACTCGGACGGGAAGGCTTACCCGTGCGATCGGTGCAACGAGTCGTTCCGGCTGTTGCTGGAGCTTAGGCAGCACTACCGGGTGCACGTGAAGGAAGGAGAGGATGACCCACAGGGTGGGACGGTCAGGTTTACCACCATGGCGGTGCTGAGCCGGCGGCTGGACGTGGAacggcaacagcagcagcagcagatggaGGAGGGCGGTTCGAATTA
Encoded here:
- the LOC119765310 gene encoding zinc finger protein 845-like isoform X1 translates to MQLGIVADTKVLCRVCMVPVVEHPANLYDDASPFGLPSLHNMLRTICAPVFAKPEAEAIVPNMPTIVCLVCRNAIVAAYNLHQQCIETDRRLGELVALMWELQGPGSDEIGEVSEDPPKSSIKEVPISEETLVGGVENEEQHPKQSGLQFTGKTEDNTCTDCGKTFSTRYTLVRHKREGWCILTTDPKVRTCDICNKVLKTVQLLKRHRDMHDDIDRKKQAKSDEAASAHPEPPATTQQHASAGEEIPLLNTELVDVIKVEALDLMDETQSNNEEEVNEERDLQCTNCGISFSSNRAYRDHKQEGNCERQETFPCSVCGKIFDKETRMQYHLRNHKERLACSMCDQTFKNRDCLRLHQKRSSCSGMKEKASQNNIGKQNGKWSTTCMDCGKAFSTGWSLKRHKQSGRCDPSIDPTQRTCEICNKYFRTALLMKRHRQMHESTNGAESNESALPGLPASTHEHDAAGGLSEMIPLNIDQVDVIKVEELDLMDDNLSDNEADHLKCTNCDISFSSNRAYRDHTSQGNCQSKQLFPCYICGKTFDKLTRMQYHTRNHRARVACPMCDLTFKNRACLKLHHKRKRCSGNKTSVPQSEVDLGKGQEEPLVVERDIQCANCGVTFTSNRAHHNHIKDGNCQLKITYPCKKCGKVFDKLTRLQYHLYSHKERVACLKCGQTLGNSAALLKHIRYTRCSENYERKTQMQKEGIYTEEETNDSLAVEKPSSDGDSGATQTENLQQKPNYPCKVCGKIFDTFPKMMYHRRNHQERVVCPQCGQSFRNRGILHVHIKLKRCLGRFASVSQEQMNTEVTKECPVCRVAFYTDRKLEAHIQKGNCQRKPVYPCTICEKKFDTLTRMRYHRRNHIQRVNCSKCGQTFRNKACLRMHLKREGSCLVRPKDPATETYTEMTEGLDNQCTVCGATFLSSRKLDAHTQEGNCHRRPVYPCTICGKSFDKLSRMRYHRRNHRQRVSCSECGLLFRNKASLRMHIKRGSCPNMLENSPLSGDALDTIKVEEPEIMK
- the LOC119765310 gene encoding oocyte zinc finger protein XlCOF6-like isoform X2, with product MQLGIVADTKVLCRVCMVPVVEHPANLYDDASPFGLPSLHNMLRTICAPVFAKPEAEAIVPNMPTIVCLVCRNAIVAAYNLHQQCIETDRRLGELVALMWELQGPGSDEIGEVSEDPPKSSIKEVPISEETLVGGVENEEQHPKQSGLQFTGKTEDNTCTDCGKTFSTRYTLVRHKREGWCILTTDPKVRTCDICNKVLKTVQLLKRHRDMHDDIDRKKQAKSDEAASAHPEPPATTQQHASAGEEIPLLNTELVDVIKVEALDLMDETQSNNEEEVNEERDLQCTNCGISFSSNRAYRDHKQEGNCERQETFPCSVCGKIFDKETRMQYHLRNHKERLACSMCDQTFKNRDCLRLHQKRSSCSGMKEKASQNNIGKQNGKWSTTCMDCGKAFSTGWSLKRHKQSGRCDPSIDPTQRTCEICNKYFRTALLMKRHRQMHESTNGAESNESALPGLPASTHEHDAAGGLSEMIPLNIDQVDVIKVEELDLMDDNLSDNEADHLKCTNCDISFSSNRAYRDHTSQGNCQSKQLFPCYICGKTFDKLTRMQYHTRNHRARVACPMCDLTFKNRACLKLHHKRKRCSGNKTSVPQSEVDLGKGQEEPLVVERDIQCANCGVTFTSNRAHQNHTKDGNCQRMKIYPCEECGKVFDKLARLNYHMFSHKERAACSKCGATFSNKSAMVRHLRKNRCRKYQMQEQSENQAGQQTPTFPCIICGQIFHSYTRMLYHRRNHQKRVSCPHCGQLLRNKTILHAHIRARRCLIDSASSSQTVVNEEALEIIKVEEPQIMDT
- the LOC6035221 gene encoding zinc finger protein OZF, producing the protein MTNHTLLNPNSRPLCRVCSLAKEGHLTNLYDASTFVRGQPNLHTMLRAVCAPVFDKPDSPGMPTNVCAVCRNATIAAYKLHKLCIESDRKLAEMLVVQEESEEAVVEVKEEVVVEQTKLDDPFDRSDEEISEEDNVEEKPAEPEKRQKEDYYAKRTCKVCSGDFPTIRDMLDHMKKFHPNVKCEKIPGPRLFNMPNRKCKGKHRCKLCSDAFRTRDGLVAHSKSAHPGVAFVCQSCKIIFLSEAELESHKEMHITGKKYECDICHKRFRHSQTAKSHRTTHFGPYPCPTCGKTFSILSSFKLHMARHAGIKRFACSLCSNRFITKGELIQHRITHTKQRNYVCETCGSQFGKSDTLTRHVERVHTSERRYGCTVCEMKFNCPGRLKRHGLTHTGEKPYKCPFCQRGFNQTNDLVKHAKNHVQGPFGCDRCDESFRLMRELRDHYGPAHVASGEQVDELLWTSLAALERLAEKMRKEGKKVNQC
- the LOC6035223 gene encoding oocyte zinc finger protein XlCOF6; protein product: MNPPVPDTSTICRVCMTMAKGDGHAVELVNLYTLSPSVPEQISLHEMLKAICAPVFDKPASPETMPENACTGCRNDIIAAFRLHQQCVETDRLLGELLAMKQDCGEEEEEDMKVDGGDPLMSYERREVIKVEMLDLLEKMDEGESSEESDCETQKGAKGSKKCKICSKIFNDVSELSSHMKDEHRLYLCKECGEICKSEHSLAYHIVKHKEKDISSCSGCGKQFATSHTMQRHKKGGFCPGEGERTEKVAKPEPTFRCDPCNETFQTIGSFNYHKTKHCGPTACAGCHKSFASPTTLKIHIRSGVCSAVQDEQPSTSGAGLMIKCNICDLLFKTEKALKDHRIKHATPTVCPGCDKTFASKISLAAHIRKGLCPTGKEKMELLKIKEGPVFCDKCGKQFSKQSKLQLHINHGFCEKSEASAQARTCKICKEEQQSMYKLGIHMKEKHPEKLFSCDICGAGSTTEQGLERHKKIHIEGKLAFCCPVCQEDFPTKRMLRSHRIAHAGPQKCNVCDKVVTSKGAMRSHMLRHTGERKFFCDHCPMRFFTAVEKAQHLVTHTREQNWICDTCGSRFTKKTSLQIHIKEIHERRRDHACTLCNYVCAKTSQLKRHMLTHTGEKPFKCTHCEQAYAQSNDLTKHVARVHSDGKAYPCDRCNESFRLLLELRQHYRVHVKEGEDDPQGGTVRFTTMAVLSRRLDVERQQQQQQMEEGGSN